The stretch of DNA CAGGAGTGACCTCGTCCTCCTACTCCATCCACAGACAGCTGCTAAAGCCCTGAGTGTCTCTGTTTCTCACAGCCTTCACCCAAGTCTTTCTCTTGGCCCTCCccactgcccagcactgcctctcAGGTGGCACTCAGTGACCCTTCGGAAGGGCCTTTGGGCTTCCTCAATTGTCCTGGTGCTTATTAGCACCTTCCTGCCTCCTTCCAGAGCTTCTTGTCCATTGTGGGGACATTGATtctggctgggacagagttCCTCTGCAGAGCAACCCCTGCAGTGTTGAGGGAATCTGGAAACAGCATAGATCCCAcggcctgctgcagctgagcaaaccaagatACCAGGATAACTGTGAGAAGCATctatgacagtgttcccacatcgcccaacTGAGGaatgcaggaaaatattgttaccagcagcgGGTATCAAGGATAAGGTCTACGTGACTTCTAATCACAAGGGgattgttttcttgcaggtggggttgttttcttctagttgtttttctgagtgctttgaccaataatcttgtgtgaaacactgtccacccctgttaagttctctataaaagttaggctattcgggcaataaaatggagcatgatctgactctactggtgtctgtcgtgctttcggccgtgcttcctgcaacactgcagtgctgtgtttttaatgtgtGACCAGAGCACCGTTGGTCACCCACGGCTGTAGTCGCTGTTCTTGTGCAGTGTTTGCACAGCATCAAGGCCTTCTCTGCTTCTCACTCTGCCTCACCATCGAGTCGGCgtccactagaccaggttgctcaaagtcccatccaacctagccttgaatacttccagggatagggcatccacagcttccctgggcagcctgttccgcTGCCTTACCACCCTCTAAGTCAAGAACTTCTTTCTAAtagctaatctaaatctaccctctttcagtttaaaaccattactgcTCGTCCTATCATGACACTGAtgaagagtccctccccagctgtagGCCCCCTATTGGTACTGGAAGGGCTCTttaaggtctccccagagccttctcttgtccaggctgaacaaacccatcTTCCTCAGCATGTTCCTAGGAAAAGGGCTGCAGCCCattgatcatcctcatggccctcctctggactcctTCTAATAGATACACATCCTTAttggggccccagagctgagcacagtaCTCGAGTTGTGGCCTCACAAGCCCTTCTACCAGATCAACATTCACTCcaaacttggtgtcatctgcaaacttactgagggtgcactcgatcccctcatccacaTCATTGATGGAGATATAGAAGAGACCTGGCCACAGTACTGGGCCCTGCGGGACACTAAGGACAGGCCTCCatctgcatttatttgcatttaccATGACTTTGGTCCAGTTTATAACCCCACAAAGCGTACACCTGTCCAAGCcttgagcagccagtttctctggagaatgttgtgggaaaagatggaaaagccTTACTGCGGtctaggtagaccacatccacagcctttccctcacccACTGTGAGCATCACCTTGTCACACCTTGAGATCTGATTTGCCACGCGGGACCTGCCTTTgacaaacccatgctgactgggcctgatcacctggttgttCTGGAAGCGTTGTGTGATGGAattcaagataatctgctccaaGAGCTTCCCCAGTACCGAGTTCAGACTGACAGGCTTGTAGTTCCACGATCCTCCTTCCAGCCATTTTGTAGGTGAGCATCACAGTTGCTAGTCACCAGTTGactgatagccaggactgctgataaatgatggaaggCAGCTTGGTGagcacttctgccagctccctcagcaccctcggATATATCTCATCTTGCTCTATAGACTTGTGAACACCCTCCATGAGGGATGCCATACGAGCAGTGGTGCCTGCTCACCAGGAACCAGGCCAGCTTCCTACAGAGCTGCCTTACGAGGGGCATGGCCACCAAGAAAATCTGAGTTATCCGACTCAGCTCAGATGTGATGTGACACCACATGGACAAGTGTCTACAAATAGCCAATAAAGAGGTACAGGTCTGGGATTCTCTAGGCAATCCTGGTTTGGAGAGGATCAAGGGCTATGACAAGGCTGAAAGTCCCAGCAGGACTCAGGTCTTTGTGTCCATGGCTATGGTTGTTGTCTCTGTCACTGAGCCCTATGAGGAGACAGCTTATCATTAAAGCACAAGGGCCTCATTGCCTCCTCGCCCCCACCCATGAACCAGGCAGGGGTTGTACCATTCTCCTGCACTTGGCCAtgcacatccccatctcctacTGCCCCACAaagagccctgagcaacctgtaAAGGAAAGGATCTCCCTTCCCACAGCTTCAGGGTCAAGGCCTGGCCCTTGTGCTTGGTGACACACATCCAGTTTTCCTACACATCAGTGTCACCttcacattgcctttgtctccttgtcctcactgcctccagggTTCTGCTCTAACGAGCTCCAAGggaggctgtgtcagtgctggccctcagggggacactgcaggaaacttgcctctgacttggacttctggagagatgtcttcaattgtctctgagtgcctgaggttcgtgggctcatcagcaaagcccccagaggggtgattgcagtgccttgggctggtgctgtgctgctgagctgggctgggctcgtgggacagagagagctcgTGGCAAGAGGGCCgtggtgcagagagacagctgtgcccaggagcagctcctctgcacagcgcagcagggctgggggctctgaccGCAGCTGGCACACAgacaggagagaaggagagagggcttggaggcaCTGAGGAGCGCAACAACAGAGGGCAGTGTGTGGCAGGACACATCTGCAGGCTCCTGACACCGtgaggctctggcagcagggccaTGCAGGTGGGGTTGCCAGAGGGGTCTTCTACAGCTGGCACATCCGATGGCTGATAGCATCTGTCACGATGTGTCTTATTTTACCTGTAATGTGGCACAGAAGATGTTTTAGAGAATGGTATTTTTGAGGGGGCATTTTAACAGGAAGACCGAGGCTTGGTTTATCTGAAATGGAAGACTTGCTTGGATTCTGTGCTTTCAGATTCTTGGTgtggaggggaggcagggtTCATGACAATGAATTGTCTGGATTGTACAGGAGACTGAGACTCCAAGAGTATTGCAGGGAGAGATCAACATGGCAGCAATTAACGTGATCAAATCCCTTCAGGCACCTCAGCCTAAAGACTGAAACAACAACGTTTGTTGTCTCCTCAGGGCTTATCAGGTCTTCAGGAGCTGCAACCCCTGTGATGTCCTGTACTCAGGAAGCACACAGCTTGTGGGATAGGGTCTGTGAGCAAGGACATGGCAGATACATGGGGACAGAGATCCTGTTTCCAGCAGGGACATAGGAAGGCAGTAGAGATATGAGCAGGGCAGGTGgtgagagggagctgctgccagaaatGCTGTGCGAGGGAGGGCTCAGGCACCTCCCTGCCATCCCCTGCAGGTCAGGCGCCTTCCCTGGGAcaccccctgctctcctctccctccagcacagcctctgccctcaAGCCCCTGGTGTCCCTTGCAGGAGCTGTGTcatctgcaggcagagctgcagcacaggagggtctGCTGAgtgtccgtctgtccctccctggccttgcctcccctggcagcagcacgctggcattcctcctggcttctccagctggccgtgctgctgctggtcttgttcccaggctggctggggatgggggtttCACATGCCCATGGGGAGAGCCCTCGGTGTGCTTGGGGGAAGGGGAATACGGGGACAAGGTGATGCGTCTAGAGATGGGCACTTTGAGCCTGgattcctctgctctcagcagtgtctttgttcttttcaatCAAACATGTGAGTACAACTTTCCTACAGCTTTCATGGGGCAGCTGAGACCGTACTTGATGGACAGACTGGCTATCCTCCCCAAAAAACACTATGCACTAAAGTGACAGTCCCTTTTTCTCTGATAATGATCTACAAGGATTCCCTTTGAGTCCAGTAGAAATAACCAGGATCTGTGGCTTAGAAACACTCCTCAGGAGTGGTGggacagctgaaagaaaaactcaaaatacaaaaatttaaaataaaatttaaaaaaaagtgtccacagctctgctctgcagtttgGTGAACTGGGAGCAACACTGTGAAAAACTCTCTGAGATcaggagggaagagaaactgACATTTCCCCATGTTCCTCTTCACCTTTTTCTGTAGGACAGGACTGACTCCTGCATTGCCCACAGTAGAGCCCCCTGTTCCAAGAGACAGCCTCAGGCAGAATGAATAAGGATGCATGAAAGGGATCTGCCAAATGTCTGCCAGAAAGTGCACAATATAGGCaatgattttaaatgagaaactgaATTTGTTTCCCTCTGATACATTTCTTGTACTTTATTACTCTCATCCTCTACTTTATTCAGGACCATATCCCGAAAAAAGCAGATGTCCAACAGAAGCACCATCactgagttcctcctgctggcatttgcAGAGACgcgcgagctgcagctcctgcacttcgcgctcttcctgggcatctacctggctgcccttcTGGGCAATGGCCTCATCCTCAGTGCCGTAGCCTgccaccaccgcctccacacccccatgtacttcttcctgcTCAACCTTgccctcctcgacctgggctgcatctccaccactctgcccaaagccatggccaatgccttctgggacaccagggccatctcctatcaaggaTGTGCTACacaggtctttttctttctcttctttatagCAGCAGAATATTCTATTCTCACtatcatggcctatgaccgctatgttgccatctgcaagcccctgtactacgggagcctcctgggcagcagagcttgtgcccagatggcagcagctgcctggggcagtggctttctcaatgctgtcctgcacacgaccaacacattttccctgcccctctgccaagaCAATGCTGTGGACCAATTCTTCTGTGAAGTCCCCCACATCCTCAAGCTTCCCTGCTCAGATTCCTATCTCAGAGAAGTTGGGGCAGTTCTGTTTAgcatttttttatcatttggttgttttattttcattgttttctcttatgtgcagatcttcagggcagtgctgaggatgccctctgagcagggcaaGCACAAGGCCTTTTCCatgtgcctccctcacctggctgtggtcTCCCTGTTTGTCAGCACTGGCATATTTtcctacctgaagcccccctccattTCCTCGCCATCCCTGGACCTGGTGGTGGCATTTCTGTactcggtggtgcctccagccctgaaccccctcatctacagcatgaggaaccaggatCTCAAGGATGCAGTGAGGAAACTGTTTCCATACATGCTTCTTAAGCATCCATCATGTGTTCAGAAGATGTATTCTTAATactgtgcaaatattttgattcataCTATATcatatcatttttattgttactaCTGTTATCATGACATTATCATTCataataatactaaaataaataaaagggtaTTTGGAAAAATgacacaacattttttaaattatttttctctgtaaaaatttgaacaatatttcattttgtttttaataatctaATTCTTAGCATTCTGAATGTTACATCTTGTGTTAGGTTTGACCACATGGTCTAATGCATATACAGAAGCAGTCTTCCTTGGTAgttaaagacaagaaagaacTCAGTGGAAATTCATTGGTCTCAGTATCCctctcttcccatctcctctggagctgggggagcagctccagcatccGGGAGTGGCTCAGGGCCAAGAGCCCAGCTGACACAGGTAGGAGCAGTGTATTTGGATTAGACCTTGTGGATCTAGGTGACAGTCCTGTTGTCTCTATATCAGAGCTttggcacaaagccttttccacgtgcctccctcacctggccatGGTGTCCACCTCCCTCAGGCCTGTCATGGTTtcctacctgaagcccccctccaattcctccccatccctggacctGGTGCTGGCAT from Aythya fuligula isolate bAytFul2 chromosome W, bAytFul2.pri, whole genome shotgun sequence encodes:
- the LOC116501314 gene encoding olfactory receptor 14A16-like; the protein is MSNRSTITEFLLLAFAETRELQLLHFALFLGIYLAALLGNGLILSAVACHHRLHTPMYFFLLNLALLDLGCISTTLPKAMANAFWDTRAISYQGCATQVFFFLFFIAAEYSILTIMAYDRYVAICKPLYYGSLLGSRACAQMAAAAWGSGFLNAVLHTTNTFSLPLCQDNAVDQFFCEVPHILKLPCSDSYLREVGAVLFSIFLSFGCFIFIVFSYVQIFRAVLRMPSEQGKHKAFSMCLPHLAVVSLFVSTGIFSYLKPPSISSPSLDLVVAFLYSVVPPALNPLIYSMRNQDLKDAVRKLFPYMLLKHPSCVQKMYS